The Quercus lobata isolate SW786 chromosome 9, ValleyOak3.0 Primary Assembly, whole genome shotgun sequence region TTTCATTCCCATCTTATTGTGCAGAAGTTATTAGTTGGATTTAAGAAGGAATGGGAGCAGAAGTTGATCATATTTGCCCCACTGGAATGAGTGGAGGCTCAGCTGAAGGGAATGACAAGAGCGAGGGGCAGCGCTTTTCCTGCAAAAACAAGCTGACAGCGCTTGTGGTGGATTGCCAGCACTTTTCCTGCAAAAACAAGCTGACGGCGCTTTTCCCATTTGAAGATTTCGCCTTAGGCCTCCGAAATGCTTGGGCTGGCCTTATCATAATGGAGGAGTATGCCAAATCATACAGACGGGACTCCTACGTTCCTATGGTGTGGAAACAGAAGTTGTAGAGACTGGGGAGGCTGTAGTGGAGCTCATTGCCTCTGGagcaactttcaatctcatTATCATTGAGATGCTTCTGCCTGTCCTGAATGGCCCTGAGGTATATATTACATCTTTCTATTTTATCTTATTAGCTAAAGGGCCAAGCTTAATTAAATAT contains the following coding sequences:
- the LOC115961810 gene encoding two-component response regulator 24-like: MGAEVDHICPTGMSGGSAEGNDKSEGQRFSCKNKLTALVVDNGGVCQIIQTGLLRSYGVETEVVETGEAVVELIASGATFNLIIIEMLLPVLNGPETARQIRAMGAQGKILGITTFFDERDQQEFLAAGADEFIEKPLSPEIVIPIIRGLDN